Proteins encoded together in one Papio anubis isolate 15944 chromosome 3, Panubis1.0, whole genome shotgun sequence window:
- the NAT8L gene encoding LOW QUALITY PROTEIN: N-acetylaspartate synthetase (The sequence of the model RefSeq protein was modified relative to this genomic sequence to represent the inferred CDS: inserted 2 bases in 1 codon), producing the protein MRGPVHWQSGLWTSSAIPPHPTRALRPYSYVHEQAQPLLAAGGTPRQAADPALPRPHSGGPCGSGRRFPGAPGRGSRGAPSPGPPRAPLQTKAGDGAGDAAVTAPGGRGGGEGRGAADAGGRARGLGAPRRAAWERGAGRAAPITRSAAGSRAPPGAQGARSPRPRRHPARARPLALPGRPVAPSEPRRAGAVSPHPRDHMVRPLAANAVDARDFCGPRAPATAPAPPHYKYFSKMRRTRAAHAAGAMWPRCPXRAGPAAAPPAPPPAPVAQPRGGAGGAGPPGGRGVCIREFRATEQEAARRIFYDGIMERIPNTAFRGLRQHPRAQLLYALLAALCFAVSRSLLLTCLVPAALLGLRYYYSRKVIRAYLECALHTDMADIEQYYMKPPGSCFWVAVLDGNVVGIVAARAHEEDNTVELLRMSVDSRFRGKGIAKALGRKVLEFAMVHNYSAVVLGTTAVKVAAHKLYESLGFRHMGASDHYVLPGMTLSLAERLFFQVRYHRYRLQLREE; encoded by the exons ATGCGGG GGCCTGTTCACTGGCAGTCGGGGCTGTGGACCAGTTCagccatccctccccaccccaccagggCGCTGCGGCCTTACTCCTACGTCCACGAGCAGGCTCAGCCCCTCCTGGCAGCCGG GGGGACGCCACGCCAGGCCGCAGACCCCGCCCTTCCACGTCCCCACTCCGGCGGCCCGTGCGGCTCCGGACGACGCTTCCCGGGGGCTCCGGGCCGGGGCAGCCGCGGCGCCCCCTCCCCAGGTCCACCGCGGGCGCCGCTTCAGACAAAGGCAGGAGACGGAGCGGGAGACGCTGCCGTGACTGCTCCGGGCGGCCGCGGAGGAGGAGAAGGACGTGGCGCCGCCGACGCCGGCGGCCGGGCCCGTGGTCTGGGCGCTCCCAGGCGCGCGGCGTGGGAgcggggggcggggcgggcggcGCCCATCACGCGCTCCGCGGCCGGGTCCCGAGCCCCGCCGGGCGCCCAAGGGGCCAGGAGTCCCCGCCCGCGCCGCCACCCCGCCCGCGCCCGGCCCCTCGCGTTGCCCGGCCGCCCCGTCGCGCCCAGCGAGCCACGGCGGGCGGGGGCGGTGTCTCCCCACCCCCGCGATCACATGGTGCGACCCCTGGCAGCCAATGCAGTGGACGCTAGGGACTTCTGCGGGCCGCGGGCGCCGGCGACTGCACCGGCGCCGCCGCATTATAAATACTTCTCCAAAATGCG AAGGACGCGCGCTGCTCACGCCGCCGGCGCCATGTGGCCCCGCTGCCC CCGCGCCGGGCCGGCCGCCGCGCCCCCCGCGCCCCCACCTGCCCCGGTGGCTCAGCCTCGCGGCGGGGCGGGGGGCGCGGGGCCGCCGGGGGGGCGCGGCGTGTGCATCCGCGAGTTCCGTGCGACCGAGCAGGAGGCGGCGCGCCGCATCTTCTACGACGGCATCATGGAGCGCATCCCTAACACGGCCTTCCGCGGCCTGCGGCAGCATCCGCGCGCGCAGCTGCTCTACGCCCTGCTGGCGG CGCTGTGCTTCGCCGTGAGCCGCTCGCTGCTGCTGACGTGCCTGGTGCCGGCCGCACTGCTGGGCCTGCGCTACTACTACAGCCGCAAGGTGATCCGTGCCTACCTGGAGTGCGCGCTGCACACGGACATGGCGGACATCGAGCAGTACTACATGAAGCCGCCTG GCTCCTGCTTCTGGGTGGCCGTGCTGGATGGCAACGTGGTGGGCATTGTGGCAGCACGGGCCCACGAGGAGGACAACACAGTGGAGCTGCTGCGGATGTCTGTGGACTCGCGTTTCCGCGGCAAGGGCATCGCCAAGGCGCTGGGCCGGAAGGTGCTGGAGTTCGCCATGGTGCACAACTACTCCGCCGTGGTGCTGGGCACGACAGCCGTCAAGGTGGCCGCCCACAAGCTGTACGAGTCTCTGGGCTTCAGACACATGGGCGCCAGTGACCACTACGTGCTGCCTGGCATGACCCTCTCGCTGGCCGAGCGCCTCTTCTTCCAGGTCCGTTACCACCGCTACCGCCTGCAGCTGCGCGAGGAGTGA